A single Sphingosinicella sp. BN140058 DNA region contains:
- a CDS encoding RNase H family protein, with product MPTIATDGSSLGTPMADGTRKAEGHGGWAAVIQFERDHPIAPGWSQELVGGKRLTTTGEVEVLGFLGALKAVQAYRRALATDPANAIITSACTFKLVLDSKYVIDTYREHLPRWIANDWRKSTPGKIKHQRLWQAIASLKSEIGHMITIDHQKGHTRRAGDGIVDANVEANDRADYAAGVVSRSIRDTGFIPQPQPIVWRAHASSAGDREADIEKLRLLAERILTIHGRDAAVTAFRLATFNTGVSE from the coding sequence ATGCCCACGATCGCAACGGACGGTTCCTCGCTCGGCACTCCAATGGCCGACGGAACCCGCAAGGCTGAAGGTCATGGCGGCTGGGCCGCGGTCATCCAATTCGAACGCGACCACCCAATCGCTCCGGGCTGGTCCCAGGAGCTCGTCGGCGGCAAGCGCCTCACGACCACCGGCGAAGTAGAAGTTCTAGGCTTCCTGGGCGCCCTCAAGGCCGTCCAAGCATATCGCCGCGCCCTTGCGACGGATCCCGCAAACGCGATCATCACATCCGCCTGCACGTTCAAGCTCGTCCTCGACAGCAAGTATGTGATCGACACGTACCGCGAGCACCTCCCCCGGTGGATTGCCAATGACTGGCGCAAGTCGACCCCGGGGAAAATCAAACACCAGAGACTGTGGCAAGCAATCGCGTCGCTCAAGAGCGAGATTGGGCATATGATCACCATCGACCATCAGAAAGGACACACGCGCCGCGCCGGCGACGGGATCGTCGATGCGAACGTCGAAGCGAATGATCGGGCGGACTACGCTGCGGGGGTCGTATCGCGCTCGATCCGCGACACAGGCTTTATTCCGCAGCCGCAGCCCATCGTCTGGCGTGCCCACGCGAGTTCCGCGGGCGATCGCGAAGCCGATATCGAGAAGCTCCGTCTCCTGGCCGAACGTATCCTGACGATCCACGGCCGTGACGCTGCGGTCACTGCCTTCCGGCTCGCCACCTTCAACACCGGCGTAAGCGAGTGA